One stretch of Asterias rubens chromosome 8, eAstRub1.3, whole genome shotgun sequence DNA includes these proteins:
- the LOC117293566 gene encoding plexin-C1-like, producing the protein MAYGRSGVCRKSQKALCCPWYCPKYIDHMFESILNADQAPRAVKYLFDFFDSQSEMILQTLGHASMSEKETGDLAAAFWSAAICRPDFIFDIRPSCPVEASIEVTAQAFYDAHEASDQKLGKDSDLKKLLFKKYLENQSYAEGIYNMP; encoded by the exons atggcttatggtCGGTCTGGTGTGTGTCGAAAGAGTCAGAAAGCTTTGTGTTGCCCATGGTATTGCCCG AAGTACATTGATCACATGTTTGAGTCCATCCTCAACGCAGACCAAGCTCCTCGTGCTGTCAAGTATCTGTTCGACTTCTTTGATAGTCAGTCAGAAATGATATTGCAGACTCTGGGGCATGCATCAATGTCTGAAAAAGAAACAGGTGAT ttaGCTGCTGCGTTCTGGTCCGCTGCCATCTGTCGTCCGGATTTCATTTTTGATATTAGACCTTCTTGCCCTGTGGAGGCCAGTATTGAAGTCACTGCTCAGGCTTTCTATGATGCTCACGAAGCTAGCGATCAGAAACTCGGCAAG GACTCTGACTTGAAGAAGCTATTGTTTAAGAAATACCTTGAAAACCAGAGCTACGCAGAAGGTATCTATAACATGCCTTGA